In the Candidatus Chlamydia sanziniae genome, GAACACGACGTCGCAGATCCCCTTCAACCACAAATTCGGATTGCAAAAGAGAATTAAGTTGTCCTAACTCTTCTTCCGTTAATTCTGAAGCTCTAGACTCGGGATTTAAATGCAATCTTTCCATAATATTCTTAGAAAGGGCTGGTCCGATTCCATAAATATATGTCAGACTTACTTTTAATTTTTTCTTCGCAGGAATATCAATTCCAATAATGCGTGGCATGCGCTAGGCCTCCCTTAAAATAGTACAAGCATCTTAGGTCAAAAATTGTTATTTTTCAATGCCTTCCTTTTGCACGATTTGTTTTCAAAAAACTATCATAACGTCGCATAAGCAAAAAAGCATCTACTTGTTTCACAGTATCTAAAATTACCCCTACAACGATAAGCATGGCTGTACCGCCTAAGAAATAGCTTACATTGGCATCAACACGCAGTATCCGCCCTAAAATCGAAGGTAAAATAGCAATGGCAGCTAAAAAGATTGCACCTAAAAATGTGATGCGATTCATAGTATATTCTAAATAATTTTGCGTTGCTTTTCCCTGTCGAATACCCGGAATAAATGCATTGTTTTTCTTCATTTCAGAAGCAATTTGTTCCGGATGAAATTGAGTTGCTGTCCAAAAGTAGGTAAAAAATATAATTAATAATACATAACACAGTGAATAAACCCAACTTCCAGGGGAAAGCCAAATAGCTATGTACTTGAACCAAGAGGATTCTGAGGCGATAAATTGTCCTATAGTAGCTGGAAACATCAGTAAAGAAGAAGCAAAAATTACAGGAATGACTCCAGCGTAATTTACTTTCAAGGGAAGATATGATCCTCCTCCAGGAATTTCTCTTCTTCCAACGACTCTCCGCGCATATTGCACAGGAATTTTTCTAACACCTTCTATAATTAAAATCGTAGTTATGAGAACAAAAACAAAGATCAGGCAGAGCATGGAAATGGAGAAAAGACCCAACTCTGAAGGATCCTGCGAACCCAAATTTAATTTATTTACAATAGAACCAAGCACTGAAGGGAAAGAGGCGAGTATGCCCAAAGTAATAATTAAACTGATTCCATTTCCAATTCCTTTGTCGGAGATTTGTTCTCCTATCCACATTAATAAAAGGGTTCCCGTAGTCATGACAACTACAGTAGTTATATAAAAAATCCAAGGAATGCCAAAAATCTTTAATGACAGTAGGGTAGGCAAAACAATACCAGGAATTGTTAAGTTCATTCTCAAAGCAAATTTAGCAAATAAAAGCGACTGCACAACAGCCAAACCTACGGTAAATAGACGTGTGAGCCTGCCAATTTTACGCTTTCCTTGATCCGGTGATTCTCTAAGCTCTCTTTGTAGTGAAGGCATAAATACAAGGAATAGCTGTACAATAATAGAAGCTGAAATGTACGGGACAACTCCTAAAGCAATTACCGTCATTTGAGCAAAAGCTCCTCCAGAAAAGATATCTGCTAATTGAAATAAATTTTGACCTGATCCTAAGAGCTGTTTGAAATATGCAACAGCCCGTTCTCCGTTTATTCCTGGAACGGGGATAAAGATGCCGACTCTGCAGACTGCAAGTAAGGCAAAGGTATAGAATAACTTTTGTCTTAATTCAGCAATTGAAAAAATTTGTTTTAATGTTGTCATGCGCAGCCGAAATCTTCCTACTTTTAAGCAACACCTAGTAGATTTTGCACTCCTTGAGATAAGACTACTGCAGTGTCCTGCCAAATAAAGACTTTCTCTAAGCTTCCTTTAAGAATTACTTTTACCCGCACTGCGTCTTTAGCGATTGCTTTTTTTGCCTTCAAAGCGTCTAAAGTAATCGCCTCTCCTTCTTGAAAGAGCTGTATTAAGCGATCTGTGGTAATTTCCCCAACACTTTTATCAAAACGGGCATGAGAAAATCCTCGTGTGGGGACCCTTCGATACAAAGGAACTCCTCCTCCTTCATAACCAAAACGACGCTTATAACCAGAACGACTCCCGTCTCCTTTATGGCCTCGACCACTAGTCTTCCCATGACCAGAAGAAGGACCTCGGCCAAGTATTTTTTTTCTTCGTTTACGCGCTGCAGACTCGTTTAAAGATTCCAATTTAATCATGAACAACTCTCTCTCTTCTTATATTGTTTGGCACACAAAGTTCCATAAGCGCTTTAAATGCCGCTTTTACCTGGTTCATAGGATTGTTAGAACCAAAACTTTTAGCAACAATATCTTTAATTCCAGCCATTTCTAGAATTAAACGAATACGGGAACCCGCAACAATTCCCGTCCCAGGTTTTGCGGGTTTTAGGAGTAACTGTGCTCCATCATGACACACGAGAACTTCATGAGGGATAGAATTTTTTGTTAAAGTATGAATATGCATTAAATTTTTCCTAGCTGCTTCACCACCTTTACGAATCGCATCTGTAAGTTCATTAGCTTTTGCAAAACCATACCCCAAACGACCCTTACCGTCTCCGACAAGTATCAAAGCAGAAAAGCTAAATTTACGCCCCCCCTTGACAACTTTAGAACAACGGTTAACAACAAGAACTTTCTCTTCTAATTGATCTTCTTTATGAGAACTCTTTGGTAATGACATCTCTTTTTACACCTTCATTAAAACTGTAATCCACCTTCACGGGCCCCTTCTGCTACCATAGCTACGATCCCATGATATTTAAAAGGCCCTCGATCAAATATCACTCGATCTACTTGAAGATTCTTCCCTAATTCAGCAATTTTCATTCCCAAGATTTTCGCAACTTCTTGATTCTTTTTAGTTAAACCTTCATCTCTACTTAATTTTGATAAAGTAGAAACAGAGGCTAATGTCTTGCCGATAGCATCGTCTATTAACTGAATGTAAATATGCTTATTTGTTTTTACTACAGATAAACGAGGTTTTAAAGAACAACCTCTTAATATCTTACGAACTCTTAAAGCTCTGCGTCTTTTCCTTAAAGACTTCTTATATAACGAACTTTCCATGGCTACTAAACTTATTGCTCTCTATTTTTTACCTGTTTTCGCTGCTTTCCCAGCCTTACGACGAATATATTCGTTTTCATAACGAATACCTTTTCCTTTATAAGGCTCGGGAGGACGCTTGGCGCGAACACTTGCAGCAAATTGTCCCACTAATTGTTTATCAATACCTTTGACTAAAATGAGTGTGTTTTTCTCCACAACAATTTGAAGAGAAGAAGGAATAGGCATTTTTGTAGGATGAGAAACACCAATAGAAAGATCTAAAAAAGAACCTTGAACAGAGGCCCTAAAACCTACACCTACCATTTCTAAGCGTTTTTCAAATCCAGTATGGACTCCTTGTACCATGTTAAAAATCAAAGCCCAATAAAGACCTTGCATAGAGGTGGATTGATCTTTTGAAGACGAATGAACTAACACTTCTTTATCTTTTATGACAACTTCTACGTCTTTCATTAACTTTTGTGTCAATGAACCTTTAGGTCCTTTCACAATAATTTCATCATTTTGAATACTGGCTTCTACACCCTGAGGGAGTGGAATAGGTTCTCGAGCTTTACGAGACATGCTGTACCATCCTATTAAATTCTAACATTCTATTACCAAACTAGGCAGAGCAATTCGCCTCCAATATTTTTGGATCGGGCGAAAGCTCCTTCGACGACTCCTTGAGAAGTGGAGAGTACAGAGATTCCCATATTCCCAAAAACATAGGGTATTTGTGTAGCTGCTACATAAACCCTTCGAGAAGGTTTAGACACACGTTTGAGTTGGCGTATCGCAGGTTTACGATCAGCATAGTACTGTAAAAATACACGCATTGCACGCTTGCGATTTTCTTCTTTTACTAAATAATGAGCAATGAAACCTTTTTGCTTGAGGATTTTTACGATAGCCTCGCGCATTTTACTATGCTCTACATCTACATACAGGTGCTCTGCCATTAAAGCATTGCGAATTCGCGTTAACAAATCTGCTATAGAATCACTTGTCATGCCCATATTGATCCTTTTTATTATTAAGTCTTCTTAAACCGCAAACCCATCAACTCTAACAATGTTGTACATTCAAGATCTGTTTGCGCAGTCGTTATCCAAGTGATATTTAATCCTTGAGTACGCTTTACACGATCCAAATCTACTTCTGGGAAAATTTGCTGATCATCCAATCCTAAAGAATAACAGCCACGACCGTCACCTTGATTAGAAAATCCACGGAAATCACGAATTCGCGGGGAGATGATATTGCAAAACCGATCCATAAAATCATACATACGCACACCACGAAGAGTAACTTTAGCTCCTATTCCTTGACCTTCGCGCAACTTAAAACCTGCTATAGAATTTTTAGCCTTAGTCACCAAAGGCTTTTGCCCAGAAATCCTAGCTAGTTCTTCTAAATGTGCCTGAAATAGATTTTTATCTTTTGCAGCTTCGGCAAGTCCCATGCTTAACACAATTTTTTTGAGAACAGGAATTTGCATAACATTTGCATAACCAAACCTTTCGCGTAGAGAAGTGCGGATTTTTTCAGTATAATTTTTTTTTAATCTGCTCATATTAGCCTTTTTTTGCTTTCACTAAACGATATAACTGAGAAACACCATTTCCACTTCTATGCCAAAGTTCTTTTCTCTTTCCTGTTATTTTAACAGAAAGCTTTGCAGGTTCACCTGCTATACTTAAACGCACATTCGAGATGTGGATGGGGGCTTCAATATGAATACGCTTACCTTTAGGATTGCTTTGACTACGTTTAATATTTTTTATGCGGACATTCACTCCTTCCACTATAACCTTATCTTTTAAGCTAGAGAGGATCTTACCTTCCCTACCTTTATCATTGCCAGTGGCTATATAGACTGTGTCACCAACACGAATATTACGCTTTCCCATACTTTTTTCTCCTTAAATTACCTCAGGAGCCAAAGAACTAATTTTTACAAAACCTCGGTCACGAATTTCTCGAGCTACAGGACCAAAAATCCGCGTTCCTTTAGGGTTGCCTTTATCATCAATAACGACACAACTATTGGTATCGAATCTTAGAGTAGAACCATCTTTTCTTATAATATGCCGACGTGTACGGACAATAACAGCTTTAATTACATCTCCCTTCTTCATAGAAGTATTAGGTTCTACTTCCCTGACAGAACATACAATTACATCTCCCACACTAGCGTACCGCCTACGGGAACCCCCTAAAACCTTAAAACATTTTACTTTTTTAGCTCCGGTATTATCAGCAACTTTTAACTGACTTTCTTGTTGGATCATAACTCTATTTACCCACTCCACTAATCCATGCGCGCAACAACGCGCCATCTTTTCGATTTTGACAAAGGTCGCGTTTCTTCAATTTGCACTTTATCTCCTTCGGAAAGGTCAAATGTATTATGTGCATAATATTTTTTTGAACTTCGAGCTACCTTAAGATATTGTGAATGCGAATATATTCTCTCTACTCGAACAACCACTGTTTTGTCCATTTTTGCAGAAACAACCACTCCAGTTTTTGTTTTCCTAGAGTTTCTTAGTTCGTTAGTCATGGATCCTTTCCCTTCTTTCTTGTTTTACTGTTAAAGCCCGAGCAATATTCTTTTTATGTATAGAAAACATATGGATTTTCACGGCTTTATTTTGTAACAACGCTTCAGCTCTTAAATTGAAGAGAGCTTTTTTATTGTCATGAATATATGTTTCTAGCTCATCAACACTCTTTTCTCTTAGCTCAGTCAACAAACTTTTTTTTGTAGCCATATTTATACCCTTTCTACTCGCTTAACAAAACGTGTTCTGATTCCCAATTTTGCTGCTGCCCTACGCAAAGCATCTTGAGCATCTTCTTTTGAAACGTTAGCCACTTCAAATAGTATACGTCCAGGACGAACAACAGCAACCCAATGGTCCGGAGCTCCTTTACCTTTACCCATACGAGTTTCTGCAGGTTTTTTTGTTACGCTTTTATCAGGAAAAACACGTATCCAAACTTTTCCTTTGCGTTTCAAATATCTGTTAATAGCTACGCGACAAGCTTCAATTTGTCGACTTGTTACCCACCCTCGCTCTAAGGTCTGCATGGCAAATTCACCAAAGTCAACAAAAGTAGCTCCTTTACTTAAGCCAGCAAATTGACCTTTTTGTTGTTTGCGAAATTTTGTTCGTTTAGGCATCAACATAGCAATTCATATATCCTTATTTACAACATTTATGACCCTAAAGCAGCTACTGTAGGCGCTGTGTTGTTTACAACAGTCATACTCACAGTTGTAGAGGATTTTTCCCCAAGGTTAATCCAAACCTTTACACCAATAATGCCATAAGTCGTTGCTGCACATGCAGTAGCATAATCAATATCCGCTCTTAATGTATGTAGAGGCACACGACCATTTTTATACCATTCAGAACGAGCGATTTCAGCTCCAGCCAATCTTCCAGAAACTTGAATTTTCACACCAACAGCACCAGCATCCATTACAGATTGCATGGCTTTTTTCATTGCTCTTCTAAAAGAGACTCGACGCTCAATTTGTTTAGCAATACTATCCGCAACTAATTTCGCGTTTAGTTCAGGACGTTTGATTTCTGCAATTTCTAACCAGACCTCTTTGCCTGTAAGCTTTTTGAGTTCTTCTTTGAGTAAGTCAACCTCAGCACCTTTTTTCCCAATGACCAAACCTGGACGCGCTGTTTGGATTGTCACTTCTATCTTCCCACTCATGCGACGAACAATAAAACCGGCCGCACCTTGACACGAAGGCTTTTTACTTAAAAACTCTCGGATTTTAACATCTTCTATAAGAAATTTACCAAATTCTTGCTTATTTCCATACCAGAGGGAACGCCATTTTTTTGTTACTCCTGTTCGAAACCCGATTGGACAACCTTTTTGACCCATGATTTT is a window encoding:
- the rpsM gene encoding 30S ribosomal protein S13, whose amino-acid sequence is MPRIIGIDIPAKKKLKVSLTYIYGIGPALSKNIMERLHLNPESRASELTEEELGQLNSLLQSEFVVEGDLRRRVQSDIKRLIAIHSYRGQRHRLSLPVRGQRTKTNSRTRKGKRKTVAGKKK
- the secY gene encoding preprotein translocase subunit SecY; translation: MTTLKQIFSIAELRQKLFYTFALLAVCRVGIFIPVPGINGERAVAYFKQLLGSGQNLFQLADIFSGGAFAQMTVIALGVVPYISASIIVQLFLVFMPSLQRELRESPDQGKRKIGRLTRLFTVGLAVVQSLLFAKFALRMNLTIPGIVLPTLLSLKIFGIPWIFYITTVVVMTTGTLLLMWIGEQISDKGIGNGISLIITLGILASFPSVLGSIVNKLNLGSQDPSELGLFSISMLCLIFVFVLITTILIIEGVRKIPVQYARRVVGRREIPGGGSYLPLKVNYAGVIPVIFASSLLMFPATIGQFIASESSWFKYIAIWLSPGSWVYSLCYVLLIIFFTYFWTATQFHPEQIASEMKKNNAFIPGIRQGKATQNYLEYTMNRITFLGAIFLAAIAILPSILGRILRVDANVSYFLGGTAMLIVVGVILDTVKQVDAFLLMRRYDSFLKTNRAKGRH
- the rplO gene encoding 50S ribosomal protein L15 gives rise to the protein MIKLESLNESAARKRRKKILGRGPSSGHGKTSGRGHKGDGSRSGYKRRFGYEGGGVPLYRRVPTRGFSHARFDKSVGEITTDRLIQLFQEGEAITLDALKAKKAIAKDAVRVKVILKGSLEKVFIWQDTAVVLSQGVQNLLGVA
- the rpsE gene encoding 30S ribosomal protein S5, encoding MSLPKSSHKEDQLEEKVLVVNRCSKVVKGGRKFSFSALILVGDGKGRLGYGFAKANELTDAIRKGGEAARKNLMHIHTLTKNSIPHEVLVCHDGAQLLLKPAKPGTGIVAGSRIRLILEMAGIKDIVAKSFGSNNPMNQVKAAFKALMELCVPNNIRRERVVHD
- the rplR gene encoding 50S ribosomal protein L18; translation: MESSLYKKSLRKRRRALRVRKILRGCSLKPRLSVVKTNKHIYIQLIDDAIGKTLASVSTLSKLSRDEGLTKKNQEVAKILGMKIAELGKNLQVDRVIFDRGPFKYHGIVAMVAEGAREGGLQF
- the rplF gene encoding 50S ribosomal protein L6; amino-acid sequence: MSRKAREPIPLPQGVEASIQNDEIIVKGPKGSLTQKLMKDVEVVIKDKEVLVHSSSKDQSTSMQGLYWALIFNMVQGVHTGFEKRLEMVGVGFRASVQGSFLDLSIGVSHPTKMPIPSSLQIVVEKNTLILVKGIDKQLVGQFAASVRAKRPPEPYKGKGIRYENEYIRRKAGKAAKTGKK
- the rpsH gene encoding 30S ribosomal protein S8 → MGMTSDSIADLLTRIRNALMAEHLYVDVEHSKMREAIVKILKQKGFIAHYLVKEENRKRAMRVFLQYYADRKPAIRQLKRVSKPSRRVYVAATQIPYVFGNMGISVLSTSQGVVEGAFARSKNIGGELLCLVW
- the rplE gene encoding 50S ribosomal protein L5, with translation MSRLKKNYTEKIRTSLRERFGYANVMQIPVLKKIVLSMGLAEAAKDKNLFQAHLEELARISGQKPLVTKAKNSIAGFKLREGQGIGAKVTLRGVRMYDFMDRFCNIISPRIRDFRGFSNQGDGRGCYSLGLDDQQIFPEVDLDRVKRTQGLNITWITTAQTDLECTTLLELMGLRFKKT
- the rplX gene encoding 50S ribosomal protein L24, whose translation is MGKRNIRVGDTVYIATGNDKGREGKILSSLKDKVIVEGVNVRIKNIKRSQSNPKGKRIHIEAPIHISNVRLSIAGEPAKLSVKITGKRKELWHRSGNGVSQLYRLVKAKKG
- the rplN gene encoding 50S ribosomal protein L14; this translates as MIQQESQLKVADNTGAKKVKCFKVLGGSRRRYASVGDVIVCSVREVEPNTSMKKGDVIKAVIVRTRRHIIRKDGSTLRFDTNSCVVIDDKGNPKGTRIFGPVAREIRDRGFVKISSLAPEVI
- the rpsQ gene encoding 30S ribosomal protein S17, producing the protein MTNELRNSRKTKTGVVVSAKMDKTVVVRVERIYSHSQYLKVARSSKKYYAHNTFDLSEGDKVQIEETRPLSKSKRWRVVARMD
- the rpmC gene encoding 50S ribosomal protein L29: MATKKSLLTELREKSVDELETYIHDNKKALFNLRAEALLQNKAVKIHMFSIHKKNIARALTVKQERRERIHD
- the rplP gene encoding 50S ribosomal protein L16, which codes for MLMPKRTKFRKQQKGQFAGLSKGATFVDFGEFAMQTLERGWVTSRQIEACRVAINRYLKRKGKVWIRVFPDKSVTKKPAETRMGKGKGAPDHWVAVVRPGRILFEVANVSKEDAQDALRRAAAKLGIRTRFVKRVERV
- the rpsC gene encoding 30S ribosomal protein S3, which encodes MGQKGCPIGFRTGVTKKWRSLWYGNKQEFGKFLIEDVKIREFLSKKPSCQGAAGFIVRRMSGKIEVTIQTARPGLVIGKKGAEVDLLKEELKKLTGKEVWLEIAEIKRPELNAKLVADSIAKQIERRVSFRRAMKKAMQSVMDAGAVGVKIQVSGRLAGAEIARSEWYKNGRVPLHTLRADIDYATACAATTYGIIGVKVWINLGEKSSTTVSMTVVNNTAPTVAALGS